One genomic region from Nilaparvata lugens isolate BPH chromosome 3, ASM1435652v1, whole genome shotgun sequence encodes:
- the LOC111060001 gene encoding RNA-binding protein NOB1, with product MVSEKDNRAETLIVDTSAFIKNVNLQDIGKNIVTVPEVLNEIKSKRQIRRLVVLPYDLQVKEAFPENVQFVIDFAKKTGDYRSLSATDVKVIALTYQLEKERSAGDVTHLRQAPDVSRTVDVCKHSAIPIDDVVGFYNPNKRKAKTSTSESVNTDEKEEEEGDVEQNKIADKLAEVCTLKANEEKKVLEECEKKGEESREGACDEEVKGECNIQGDDEEVEEEEEEEEEDGDGVEIKLDETDVKSILVKVNEGEGEEEESDYGSDDDEDDDDDDDSDWITVDNIKEMKQMMEWDNVEEKAVDVACLTTDFAMQNVLKQIGLNVASLDGKVIKQVRTFILRCYACFRTTSVMTKLFCPHCGNRTLKKVAVSVDAEGKQTIHINMRKPLTARGKKFSLPTPVGGKHANYPLLCEDQPRPDQRPTRLAKMRNNPLEPDYIAGFSPFVMRDVNSKSAMLGIANQGKEVKYWMRRNPNEAHRRCKKKK from the exons GATATTGGCAAGAACATCGTTACAGTTCCAGAAGTTTTGAATGAGATCAAGTCTAAACGTCAAATAAGAAGACTTGTAGTTCTACCCTATGATCTCCAAGTCAAAGAAGCATTCCCTGAAAACGTCCAATTTG TGATTGACTTTGCGAAGAAGACGGGTGACTATCGCAGCCTGTCGGCAACTGACGTGAAGGTGATCGCTCTGACATATCAGCTGGAGAAGGAGCGGTCCGCGGGTGACGTCACACATCTACGACAGGCGCCTGACGTCAGTCGCACAGTCGACGTCTGCAAACACAGCGCTATTCCCATTGATGACGTGGTTGGATTCTACAATCCCAATAAG CGTAAAGCAAAGACCAGCACCAGTGAAAGTGTGAATACggacgaaaaagaagaagaagagggagatgTCGAGCAAAACAAAATCGCCGATAAGCTAGCCGAAGTGTGTACGTTGAAGGCTAATGAAGAAAAGAAGGTTCTAGAAGAATGCgaaaagaaaggagaagaaagtaGAGAAGGAGCATGTGATGAAGAAGTGAAAGGCGAGTGCAATATCCAGGGAGACgatgaagaggtggaggaggaggaagaggaagaggaggaagatggtGATGGAGTTGAGATAAAACTTGACGAAACAGACGTGAAAAGCATTTTGGTGAAGGTGAACGAAGGTgagggagaagaggaggaaagcGATTATGgtagtgatgatgatgaggatgatgatgatgatgatgattcagaTTGGATAACCGTGGATAACATAAAAGAGATGAAGCAGATGATGGAGTGGGATAATGTCGAAGAGAAGGCTGTAGATGTGGCTTGTCTGACAACTGATTTCGCTATGCAG aACGTGCTGAAACAGATCGGCCTGAACGTGGCCTCGCTCGACGGCAAGGTAATCAAGCAGGTGCGCACATTCATTCTGCGCTGCTACGCCTGCTTCCGCACCACCAGTGTGATGACCAAGCTGTTCTGTCCGCACTGCGGCAATCGAACGCTCAAGAAGGTGGCCGTCTCTGTCGATGCTGAAGGCAAGCAGACTATTCACATCAACATGCGCAAGCCGCTCACTGCCCGCGGCAAGAAG ttttcacTGCCGACACCTGTGGGCGGGAAACACGCCAACTACCCGCTGCTGTGCGAAGACCAACCGCGACCGGATCAGAGGCCAACGCGGCTCGCAAAGATGCGGAACAATCCGCTCGAGCCTGACTACATTGCCG gatttTCGCCGTTTGTGATGCGTGATGTCAATTCGAAATCTGCTATGCTCGGCATAGCCAATCAGGGCAAAGAGGTCAAATATTGGATGCGCCGTAACCCTAACGAGGCTCACAGACGCtgcaagaagaagaaatga